One Eleginops maclovinus isolate JMC-PN-2008 ecotype Puerto Natales chromosome 22, JC_Emac_rtc_rv5, whole genome shotgun sequence DNA segment encodes these proteins:
- the LOC134859043 gene encoding coiled-coil domain-containing protein 6-like yields the protein MADSASESDTDGAGSSSATPMSSSASNSGKPSIVISQFRLEELTNRLASLQQENKVLKIELETFKLKCKALQEENRDLRKASVTIQARAEQEEEFISNTLFKKIQALQKEKETLAVNYEKEEEFLTNELSRKLMHLQHEKAELEQHLEQEQEFQVNKLMKKIKKMENETISKQLTLEQLRREKIDLENTLEQEQEALVNRLWKRMDKLEAEKRILQEKLDQPVSAPPSPRDVSMEIDSPENMMRHIRFLKNEVERLKKSLRTTELQHTEKRAQYIEEERHMREENIRLQRKLQREMERREALCRQLSESESSLEMDDERYFNEMSAQGLRARTVSSPIPYTPSPSSSRPISPGLSYGSHTVGFTPPATLSRAAISHYNTPALHVHGSSSHAVARPSPRRSTSPDKFKRPTPPPSPNTHSGAQQAQPPLPPPAQPMVQSMSSPAAMSQHAAQQPPSLP from the exons ATGGCCGACAGCGCAAGCGAGAGCGACACGGACGGAGCGGGGAGCAGCTCGGCCACCCCGATGTCCTCCTCCGCCTCCAATTCGGGGAAACCGAGCATAGTCATTTCACAGTTTCGTCTGGAGGAGCTAACGAACCGCCTGGCCTCCTTACAACAGGAGAATAAAGTTCTTAAAATTGAGCTGGAGACGTTCAAACTCAAGTGCAAagccctgcaggaggagaatcGGGACCTCCGCAAAGCTAGCGTCACTATT CAAGCAAgagcagagcaggaggaagaatTTATCAGCAACACCTTGTTCAAGAAGATCCAGGCCCTCCAGAAGGAAAAGGAGACCTTGGCCGTCAACtatgaaaaggaggaggaatTCCTTACCAATGAACTGTCAAGGAAACTCATGCAT CTCCAGCATGAGAAGGCAGAGTTGGAGCAGCACttggagcaggagcaggagttCCAGGTTAACAAGCTCATGAAAAAGATcaaaaagatggaaaatgaaACCATCTCAAAGCAGCTGACCTTGGAACAG CTGAGGCGGGAAAAGATCGACCTTGAGAACACATTAGAGCAGGAACAAGAGGCCCTGGTAAACAGACTGTGGAAACGCATGGACAAACTGGAGGCTGAGAAAAG AATCCTTCAGGAGAAGTTGGACCAGCCCGTCTCTGCTCCTCCCTCCCCAAGAGACGTTTCCATGGAAATAGACTCACCAGAGAACATGATGCGGCATATCCGTTTCCTGAAGAATGAGGTGGAGAGGCTTAAGAAAAGCCTGCGCACCACCGAGCTGCAGC ACACAGAGAAGCGTGCCCAGTACATCGAGGAGGAGCGACACATGAGGGAGGAGAACATCCGGCTGCAGAGAAAGCTTCAGAGAGAAATGGAGCGCAGGGAGGCTCTGTGCAGACAACTGTCGGAGAGTGAATCCAGTCTGGAGATGGACGATGAGAG gTACTTCAATGAGATGTCTGCACAGGGCTTGCGAGCGAGGACTGTGTCCAGCCCCATCCCTTACACCCCTTCCCCCAGCTCCAGCAGACCCATATCTCCTG GTCTGTCATATGGCAGCCACACAGTGGGCTTCACTCCTCCAGCCACACTGTCCAGAGCCGCCATCTCCCACTACAACACCCCCGCCCTGCACGTCCACGGAAGCTCCTCTCACGCCGTAGCG CGGCCCTCTCCCAGAAGAAGCACCAGCCCCGACAAATTCAAACGTCCAACGCCCCCACCTTCCCCCAACACGCACTCGGGGGCCCAGCAGGCTCAGCCTCCGCTCCCCCCTCCGGCTCAGCCCATGGTCCAGTCCATGTCCTCCCCGGCAGCTATGTCGCAGCACGCAGCACAGCAGCCTCCCTCCCTGCCTTAA